A genome region from Dickeya dadantii NCPPB 898 includes the following:
- a CDS encoding helix-turn-helix domain-containing protein: MKTENILPGKLKSIPAEKIPFTGYSVGRHIPEFIFLPSVLRDRIDRLMLSGRPILLFGEPGADLSEITGYIRARLQALQGRYVELGGEGDPIKRLEQVLAAIPDDRRLTLCIPGFDTLTEQQQQKALALLRVEHARRSELRLVFGLIATLTEQRASPAQPGAQLVSAFGCQSLSVPALKGRTQDIAELVHAAWQAYRQSVRQTLHPEVLFHLHHYDWPGNVRQLWHSVARLLMLSDDAEIDLAQASSILPQIVTRTELEASGERQRINRSLCDAVLSRDQDALQQFHPSVIKALLYLGEHFQQEVTLIELAENSHISPSHLSYLLKHSLRLSFKQILNQTRIFYACQRLECHPMSRITNLYLDCGYGDLSHFEKMFKRYTGVTPIEFRKKFNPVVLRDETG, encoded by the coding sequence GTGAAAACAGAAAATATACTACCTGGTAAACTAAAAAGTATTCCTGCCGAAAAAATACCCTTCACGGGCTATTCGGTGGGGCGACATATCCCGGAATTTATCTTTTTGCCTTCGGTATTGCGTGACCGGATTGATCGGTTGATGTTATCCGGCAGGCCTATTCTGCTTTTTGGCGAGCCGGGCGCGGATCTGTCTGAAATCACCGGCTATATTCGCGCCAGACTACAGGCGCTGCAGGGGCGCTATGTCGAATTGGGTGGCGAAGGTGATCCCATCAAACGGCTGGAACAGGTTCTTGCCGCGATTCCCGACGATCGTCGGTTGACCCTGTGTATTCCTGGTTTTGATACGCTAACCGAACAGCAGCAGCAGAAGGCTCTGGCGTTGCTTCGGGTGGAACATGCCCGGCGGAGCGAGCTGCGTCTGGTGTTTGGGCTGATTGCGACGCTGACCGAGCAACGTGCGTCGCCGGCGCAACCCGGTGCGCAGCTGGTGTCGGCATTTGGCTGCCAGTCGCTGTCAGTGCCGGCGCTGAAAGGCAGAACGCAGGATATCGCCGAACTGGTTCATGCCGCCTGGCAGGCGTACCGTCAGTCCGTCCGGCAGACATTGCATCCCGAGGTGCTGTTTCACCTGCATCATTACGACTGGCCCGGCAACGTGCGGCAACTGTGGCATAGTGTCGCCCGGCTGTTGATGCTCAGCGACGACGCCGAGATCGACCTGGCGCAGGCCAGTAGCATTCTGCCGCAAATCGTGACACGAACTGAGCTGGAGGCGTCGGGCGAGCGGCAACGGATTAACCGTTCATTGTGCGATGCGGTGCTCAGCCGCGATCAGGACGCTCTGCAGCAGTTTCACCCGTCGGTGATCAAGGCGTTACTGTATCTGGGTGAACATTTCCAGCAGGAGGTGACGCTGATTGAGCTGGCGGAGAATTCCCACATCAGCCCGTCGCATCTCTCCTATCTGCTCAAGCACAGCCTCAGGCTGTCGTTTAAGCAGATTTTGAATCAGACCCGCATTTTCTATGCCTGCCAGCGGCTGGAATGCCACCCCATGAGCCGGATCACCAATCTCTATCTGGATTGCGGCTATGGCGACCTGAGCCATTTTGAGAAAATGTTCAAACGTTATACCGGCGTTACGCCCATCGAGTTCCGGAAAAAATTCAACCCGGTGGTGTTGCGTGATGAAACCGGGTGA
- a CDS encoding helix-turn-helix domain-containing protein has product MYGEHSSDQRPQVKKKLSQEELSEQSLESKCYISISTIKRAELGKPISRQTLYKFAKFFEVTEENLVLQSHDHAPCDVNSDEYKYIAFLFADLYQMLVLRDANKI; this is encoded by the coding sequence ATTTATGGTGAACACAGCAGTGATCAAAGACCTCAGGTTAAAAAAAAATTAAGTCAGGAGGAACTGTCAGAACAAAGCCTTGAATCAAAGTGTTATATCTCTATTTCTACAATAAAAAGAGCGGAGTTAGGTAAGCCGATTTCCCGACAGACTCTGTATAAATTTGCAAAGTTCTTTGAGGTCACCGAGGAGAATCTCGTGCTGCAGTCACATGATCACGCACCCTGTGATGTTAATTCCGATGAGTATAAATATATCGCATTTCTTTTTGCTGATTTATATCAGATGCTGGTTCTGCGTGATGCGAATAAAATATGA